The Micromonospora sp. Llam0 genome contains a region encoding:
- a CDS encoding Gfo/Idh/MocA family protein, whose amino-acid sequence MSPEPDRRLRYALVGTGARAEMFVRSLVLDYRDSAELVAFADSNQARMDAHNAWLEELGRDAVPTYPASDFVTMLSKERVDVVLVTTVDRVHDEYIVAALHAGCDVITEKPMTVDVPRCQRILDAVAQTGRTVRVAFNYRYNPLHERVRQVLADGQIGEIGSVHFEWLLDVRHGADYFRRWHRDKANSGGLMVHKASHHFDLVNWWLNAVPVQVYAAGRLFFYGEPGRRHGYARDYDRAHGEVAAGDPFALQLAAHPRLRALYLEAEAEDGYHRDQNVFAPGVTIEDDMSVLASYSTGATMTYHLTAYAPWEGYRVMFNGSRGRLELEVVESDFVSPYAAGELKGAALHGVQAAVEEGWAKLTVRPFWEQPRQVPVAGYTRSGHGGADAKMTAALFGGETDPMGRAATARDGALALLTGLAANRSFETGQPVRVADLLTVD is encoded by the coding sequence ATGTCCCCAGAACCCGATCGGCGGCTGCGCTACGCGCTCGTCGGCACCGGCGCCCGCGCCGAGATGTTCGTCCGGTCCCTGGTCCTCGACTACCGGGACAGCGCCGAACTCGTCGCCTTCGCCGACAGCAACCAGGCCCGGATGGACGCGCACAACGCCTGGCTCGAGGAGCTCGGCCGCGACGCCGTGCCCACCTACCCGGCCAGCGACTTCGTCACCATGCTGAGCAAGGAACGGGTGGACGTCGTCCTGGTCACCACCGTCGACCGGGTGCACGATGAGTACATCGTCGCCGCCCTGCACGCCGGCTGCGATGTGATCACCGAGAAGCCGATGACCGTCGACGTGCCGCGCTGTCAGCGGATCCTCGACGCGGTGGCGCAGACCGGGCGCACCGTACGGGTCGCCTTCAACTACCGGTACAACCCGCTGCACGAACGGGTCCGCCAGGTGCTCGCCGACGGTCAGATCGGCGAGATCGGCTCGGTGCACTTCGAGTGGCTGCTCGACGTGCGCCACGGCGCCGACTACTTCCGCCGCTGGCACCGCGACAAGGCCAACTCCGGCGGGCTGATGGTGCACAAGGCCAGCCACCACTTCGACCTGGTCAACTGGTGGCTGAACGCGGTCCCGGTGCAGGTCTACGCGGCCGGCCGGCTGTTCTTCTACGGCGAGCCCGGCCGCCGCCACGGCTACGCCCGCGACTACGACCGGGCACACGGCGAAGTCGCCGCCGGTGATCCGTTCGCCCTGCAGCTGGCCGCCCACCCCCGGCTGCGCGCGCTCTACCTGGAGGCCGAGGCCGAGGACGGCTACCACCGCGACCAGAACGTCTTCGCCCCCGGCGTGACCATCGAGGACGACATGTCGGTGCTGGCCAGCTACTCCACCGGGGCCACGATGACGTACCACCTCACCGCGTACGCCCCCTGGGAGGGCTACCGGGTGATGTTCAATGGCAGCAGGGGTCGGCTCGAGCTGGAGGTGGTGGAGAGCGACTTCGTCAGTCCGTACGCCGCCGGCGAACTCAAGGGCGCCGCGCTGCACGGCGTCCAGGCCGCGGTCGAGGAGGGCTGGGCCAAGCTGACCGTACGGCCGTTCTGGGAGCAGCCCCGGCAGGTGCCCGTCGCCGGCTACACCCGGTCCGGGCACGGCGGCGCGGACGCCAAGATGACCGCGGCGCTGTTCGGCGGCGAGACCGACCCGATGGGCCGGGCCGCCACCGCCCGAGACGGTGCGCTCGCGCTGCTCACCGGGCTGGCCGCCAACCGGTCCTTCGAGACCGGCCAGCCGGTCCGGGTCGCCGACCTGCTCACCGTCGACTGA
- the uxaC gene encoding glucuronate isomerase, whose protein sequence is MSSQPDRPDQLFPAEPTQRAIARELYAHARDLPVISPHGHVDPALLADDEPFPDPARLLVVPDHYVTRMLLSQGIPPGELGVPTRPGVRARPPAGDGDYATETDGRAIWRKLAANWHLFRGTPSRLWLEKTFAEVFEVDAVLGPDTADGVYDAIAAKLAEPAYRPRALFERFNIEVLATTESPLDDLARHAKLTADGWGGPGGRVITTFRPDNVVDFEFDGWSDNVAALGAVTGADTGTYAGYLDALRARRQAFIAAGATSSDHGHPTALTLRLDRREAAELYDRGLRGAATAADAEAFRAHMLVEFARMSIEDGMVMQLHPGSVRNHNKWLYATHGRDVGGDIPQATEYLHALTALLDAYGNDPRLRIVVYTLDEYTFTRELAPLAGGYAALYLGAPWWFLDSPEVLRRFREAVTETAGFYNTAGFVDDTRAFCSIPARHDVARRIDAGFLARLVAEHRLGLDEAAETIVDLAYRLPKRVFKIGEKLP, encoded by the coding sequence ATGTCCTCTCAACCCGACCGGCCGGACCAGCTGTTCCCGGCCGAACCCACCCAGCGCGCCATCGCCCGCGAGCTGTACGCGCACGCCCGGGACCTGCCGGTCATCTCGCCGCACGGCCACGTCGACCCGGCGCTGCTGGCCGACGACGAGCCGTTCCCGGACCCGGCGCGGCTGCTCGTCGTGCCGGACCACTACGTGACCCGGATGCTGCTCAGCCAGGGCATCCCACCCGGCGAGCTCGGCGTACCGACCCGACCCGGGGTCCGGGCCCGGCCGCCGGCCGGTGACGGCGACTACGCCACCGAGACCGACGGGCGGGCCATCTGGCGCAAGCTGGCCGCCAACTGGCACCTGTTCCGGGGCACCCCGTCGCGGCTGTGGCTGGAGAAGACCTTCGCCGAGGTGTTCGAGGTGGACGCCGTCCTCGGCCCGGACACCGCCGACGGCGTCTACGACGCGATCGCGGCGAAGCTGGCCGAACCGGCGTACCGGCCCCGGGCCCTGTTCGAACGGTTCAACATCGAGGTGCTGGCCACCACCGAGTCGCCGCTGGACGACCTGGCCCGGCACGCCAAGCTCACCGCCGACGGCTGGGGCGGGCCCGGCGGGCGGGTGATCACCACGTTCCGGCCGGACAACGTCGTGGACTTCGAGTTCGACGGCTGGTCCGACAACGTCGCCGCGCTCGGCGCGGTCACCGGTGCCGACACCGGCACGTACGCCGGTTACCTCGACGCGCTGCGGGCCCGCCGGCAGGCGTTCATCGCCGCCGGCGCGACCAGCTCCGACCACGGTCACCCGACCGCGTTGACCCTGCGGCTGGACCGGCGGGAGGCCGCCGAGCTGTACGACCGGGGGCTGCGCGGCGCGGCGACCGCCGCCGACGCCGAGGCGTTCCGGGCCCACATGCTGGTCGAGTTCGCCCGAATGTCCATCGAGGACGGGATGGTGATGCAGCTGCACCCCGGCTCGGTGCGCAACCACAACAAGTGGCTGTACGCCACCCACGGCCGCGACGTCGGCGGCGACATCCCGCAGGCCACCGAGTACCTGCACGCGCTGACCGCGCTGCTTGACGCGTACGGCAACGACCCCCGGCTGCGGATCGTCGTCTACACCCTCGATGAGTACACCTTCACTCGGGAGCTGGCCCCGCTCGCCGGCGGGTACGCCGCCCTCTACCTCGGCGCGCCCTGGTGGTTCCTGGACTCCCCGGAGGTGCTGCGCCGGTTCCGGGAAGCGGTCACCGAGACCGCCGGCTTCTACAACACCGCCGGCTTCGTCGACGACACCCGGGCGTTCTGCTCCATCCCGGCGCGCCACGACGTGGCCCGCCGGATCGACGCCGGCTTCCTCGCCCGGCTCGTCGCCGAGCACCGGCTCGGCCTCGACGAGGCCGCCGAGACCATCGTCGACCTGGCGTACCGGCTGCCCAAGCGGGTCTTCAAGATCGGGGAGAAGCTGCCATGA